The genomic interval CCGCGCGGGGTCGCCTCGACCCGTCGGCCGACGGGCGAGTTCGAGGCCCGCGCGGGCGCCGTGCTGCTCGCCACCGGAGGCATCGGCGGCAACCCCGACCTGGTGGGCGAGCTGTGGCCGCAGCGCCTGGGCACCATGCCCGGGGACGTGGTGCGCGGTGTGCCCGCGAGCGTCGACGGCGCCGGCATGGTGATGGCGCGCGACGCCGGCGCGCACTGGATCAACGCCGACCGCATGTGGCACTACACCGAGGGGCTGCGCAACTGGGATCCCGTGTGGGAAGGGCACGGGATCCGCATCCTCCCCGGCCCCTCGTCGCTGTGGGTCGACGCGCGCGGGGAGCGGCTGCCCGCTCCCGCCTATCCCGGCTTCGACACCACGGGCACGCTGCGGATCCTGCGCGAGCGCGGGGGCGAGCACTCGTGGTTCGTGCTCACCCGCAGGATCATCGAGAAGGAGTTCGTGCTCTCCGGGAGCGAGCAGAATCCCGATCTCACCGGCAAGGACCTGCGCGCGGTGCTGGGGAGGGTGCGGCCCGGGGCGCCGCCGCCCGTGCAGGCCTTTCTGGACCGCGGCGAGGACTTCGTGACCGCGAGTGACGTCCCCGGCCTCGTGCAGAAGATGAACGCCCTGGTGGGGGAGGACCTCGTGGATGCCGAGCGGCTCGAGACGCAGATCCGGGCCCGCGACGCCGAGGTCGTGAACCGCTTCGCGAAGGACACCCAGATCACCGCGATCCGCGGCGCCCGCCGCTACGTCGGCGACCGGCTCATCCGCACCGCGGCCCCGCACCGCCTGCTGGATCCTGCGGCGGGTCCCCTGATCGCGGTGCGCCTGCACGTGCTGCTGCGCAAGACCCTCGGCGGCCTCGAGACCGACCTCGACGGCCGCGTGCAGTGCGCGCCCGCGGCGGGCGGCGGCGCGTTCGACGGCCTGTTCGCCGCGGGTGAGGCCTCCGGCTTCGGGGGCGGCGGCTACCACGGGAACTCGGCGCTCGAGGGCACCTTCCTGGGCGGATGCCTCTTCTCGGGCCGACAGGCCGGGCGGGGGATCGCTCAGGAGCTGGGCTGATCCCCGGGGCCGTCGTGCACGAACATGGCCGAGAAGTCGTGCTCGCCGCGGTCCGCCTTCTGCTGTCCCTCGAGGGAGTCCAGGGCCGCGTGCAGCGCCGGCAGGTCCTCGTCCTCTCCCGTGTCCGCCACCGTGTCGAGCATGAGGCGTGCGTCCTTCGCGATCGCGTCGACCGTGAAGTCGCCGCCCTCGGTCGAGCGCTCGCCGCGCACGAACGGCCCCTTCATGCCGGCGATGAACGCGAGGCCCGTCGAGCCCAGCATGTCGAGGGTCGCCTCGTCGGACACGCCGCACGCCGCGCCGAGGGCGAGCGCCTCCTTCAGCCCCTGCGCGCTCACGGCGAGCGCGAGGTTCGCCAGCAGCTTGCCGGTCGCGGCCTCTCGGCCCGAGCCGACCTGGACCAGGCGATCGGGGTCCGCCCACGGAGCGACGAGATCGGCGACCTGCGCCCGGCGGTCCGCGTCGGCCGAGCCCACGTAGACCCCGAGCATGCCCGTGCGCGCCGGGCCCAGCGTTCCCACGACGGGCGCGGCGACGTAGGAGGCGACCGCGCCGGCGAACTCATCGGCGTCGGCGGGGGAGACGGTCGTGGTGTCGACCCAGGTCACGTCCTCCGGGATCAGACCCGGGCCGGTGACCACCTCGCGGACGGCGGCAGGGCCGAACAGGCTCGTGACCACGACGTCCGCGCCCTGGACGGCCTCCTCGGGGGCGTCGACCACGCGGGCTCCGCCCTTCTCGACGATCCGCGTGCGCTCACGGGTGCGGTTCCAGGCCACGAGCTCGTGGCCCGCGCCCAGCAGCTGCAGGGCAAGCTCCGTGCCCATCCGTCCGGTGCCCAGGAATGCGATCCTCATACCCGACAGTCTGGCACTGCTCCTAGAGTGGCATCCATGACTTCCGCGCCCGCCCTGCCCCCGGTCATCGACATCGATCGCTTCCGAGCTCTGCGCGAGGAGCCTGGGGTGCGCGTCGCCGAGGTGCGCTGGGCGCTCGACGGGTCCAAGGACCGCTCGACCTTCCTCGCCGGCCACGTGCCCGGCTCCGTGTACATCGACCTGGGCGCCGATCTCGCCGCTCCCGCACGACCGGACGCCGGGCGCCACCCGCTGCCGGACCCCGCCGACTTCGCCGCCGCCCTCGGCGCGGCGGGCATCGGAGACGGCGTCACCGTGCTCGCCCTCGACGACACCGACGGCTCGCAGGCCTCGCGCCTGGTGTGGATGCTGCGCGCCCTCGGCGTGGACGCCGCGCTGCTGGACGGTGGGCTCGGCGCCTGGACGGCCGACGGCGGCGAGCTCTCGACGGAGGACCCGGCACCGGACGCCGCCACGTTCACCCCGCGCTCGTGGGGGAGGGGCGTCACCGCGACGGCCGACGAGGTCGAGGCCGCTGCCGGCAGCGAGGGCTCGGTCGTCATCGACGCCCGCGCATCCGAGCGGTTCCGCGGCGAGACCGAGCCCGTCGACCCGCGCGCAGGTCACGTGCCCGGTGCGATCAACGTCCCGTTCGCGGGGAACATCGGGGCCGACGGGCGGTTCCGCGACCCGCAGGCGCTGCGCGAGCGCTTCGAGTCCGCGGGCGTGGGCGGCGAGGACGAGATCATCGTCTACTGCGGCTCCGGCGTCACCGCGACCCACGACCTGCTGGCACTCGAGCGCGCCGGCTTCACCGGCGCGCGGCTGTACCCCGGCTCGTGGTCGCAGTGGAGCGCGGACGCGGGCCGCGAGGTCGCGACCGGCGCATGAGGGACTGGGGCGGTGTCGCGGACGCCTACGAGAGATCGTTCGCCCGCCTGTGCGCCGGCACGATCCCGGCGCTGCTCTCCGACGCCGACGGGCCTCGGATGCTGGACGTCGGCTGCGGCAGCGGCGAGCTCGCCGAACGGGCGGAGGCGGAGGGCAGCTCGATGACCGCCGTCGATGCCGATCCGCAGATGGTCTCGCGCACGCGGGAGCGCATCCGCGGCGAGGTGCTCGAGGGGGCTCTTCCCGATCTCCCGCTGGCCGACGGCGCCTTCGACTCCGTCGTGGCGAACTTCGTGATCAACCACGTCGCCCGCCCGGCGGACGCAGTGGCCGAGCTCGCGCGGGTGACTCGTGCCGGCGGCCGCGTCGCGATGACGATCTGGCCGACCGGGGGCGCGGGGTGGCAGGCGCTCGTCGGCGAATGCTTCGACGCCGCGGGCTTCGTCCACGTGCCCTCCGAGCGCCTCCCGCCTGCGCTCGACTTCCCGCGCACTCCGGAGGGCCTCGCGGACCTCGCCCGCGGGGCTGGCCTGGTGCCCCGGACGGCGCGGGAGCTGAGCTGGGAGTGGGACACCGCCCCGGACGACCTGTGGTCCGGCCTCCGCGCCGGCATCGGCGGAGCCGGTGCCGCGTACCTGGCGCAGGATCAGGAGGCGAGAGAGCGGGCGGACGACGAGTTCCGGTCCCGCACCGGGAACGACGAGCACCTGGTGCTTCCCGCCTGCACTGTCTACGTCGTCGGGGAGAAGCCCTGACCCGTGCGGCCTCCGAGCCGCCCTGGATCCCATGCGTCGAACTCGGACGCCCTCACCCCGCCCCCAGCCGCTGCTGGATCGCCCGCACCACACGCCCTCTGTCCACCGACGGGTCGAGGCCGAGGACCGCGGCCCAGACCAGCACGACCTCCTCGTGGTAGCTGTGGCCGTGGCCGCCGTCGACCTCGGCGGAGAGCGGCATGTCCGCCGCGATCTGCCAGAAGGTGATCCACGGCGCCCAGCCCACGGCGCCGGTGACGTCCCTGCCCACGCGCTCGCGCAGCCAGTCGGGCTTCCTCACCAGCAGGGACGGCTGCCACCAGACGACAGGGTCCGAGGCGTGCTGCACGTAGGCCACGCGCGGGGGCAGCCAGGGCCCGAAGGCCGGGCCGCGGCCGTGGAAGGGGCGATGCAGATCGGCCGGCTCGGTGATGAAGCGGACGTGCTCGCCGTCGCCCACCACCGGTGCGATCTCCGGCGTGCCAGGCCGTCGTGCCTCGGTGAGCTCGCGCCAGATCGGCGTGAATCCCGGGGTGCCCGTCCACACCGCGCCGTCGATGCGCGCGAGCATCTCCGAGACGTCGCCGAACGTCGCGTGGCCGGCGAAGGAGCCGAGCGACTCTCCGGCCGCGAACAGACGCGGGCGCTCGTGCGGGGGCATCGCGTCGAGCCTCCCGCGCACCGCCTCGAACAGCAGACGTCCCGCACGCTGCGGGGTGCGCCGGTCCAGCACGTAGTTCAGGGCGCTCGAGTAGACCGAGTACTGCAGCGAGGCGGTCGCGCAGTCGCCGCCGGTGAGGAACTCGACCGAGGACAGCGCCCA from Brachybacterium kimchii carries:
- a CDS encoding FAD-binding dehydrogenase, which encodes MSTPHAARPAAHHLAADAIVVGAGLAGLVAACEIADAGHDVLLLEREGMADLGGQAHWSFGGLFLVDSPEQRRLGIRDSLALAHQDWMGSARFERPEDHWPRAWAEAYLRFAAGEKRAWLHGMGVRFFPVVGWAERGDGTAEGHGNSVPRFHVTWGTGPGVLEPFLRRLAAHRESGRIRLRTRHAVEALILEDGRAVGVRGHVLEADATPRGVASTRRPTGEFEARAGAVLLATGGIGGNPDLVGELWPQRLGTMPGDVVRGVPASVDGAGMVMARDAGAHWINADRMWHYTEGLRNWDPVWEGHGIRILPGPSSLWVDARGERLPAPAYPGFDTTGTLRILRERGGEHSWFVLTRRIIEKEFVLSGSEQNPDLTGKDLRAVLGRVRPGAPPPVQAFLDRGEDFVTASDVPGLVQKMNALVGEDLVDAERLETQIRARDAEVVNRFAKDTQITAIRGARRYVGDRLIRTAAPHRLLDPAAGPLIAVRLHVLLRKTLGGLETDLDGRVQCAPAAGGGAFDGLFAAGEASGFGGGGYHGNSALEGTFLGGCLFSGRQAGRGIAQELG
- a CDS encoding NAD(P)-dependent oxidoreductase, which produces MRIAFLGTGRMGTELALQLLGAGHELVAWNRTRERTRIVEKGGARVVDAPEEAVQGADVVVTSLFGPAAVREVVTGPGLIPEDVTWVDTTTVSPADADEFAGAVASYVAAPVVGTLGPARTGMLGVYVGSADADRRAQVADLVAPWADPDRLVQVGSGREAATGKLLANLALAVSAQGLKEALALGAACGVSDEATLDMLGSTGLAFIAGMKGPFVRGERSTEGGDFTVDAIAKDARLMLDTVADTGEDEDLPALHAALDSLEGQQKADRGEHDFSAMFVHDGPGDQPSS
- a CDS encoding sulfurtransferase — translated: MTSAPALPPVIDIDRFRALREEPGVRVAEVRWALDGSKDRSTFLAGHVPGSVYIDLGADLAAPARPDAGRHPLPDPADFAAALGAAGIGDGVTVLALDDTDGSQASRLVWMLRALGVDAALLDGGLGAWTADGGELSTEDPAPDAATFTPRSWGRGVTATADEVEAAAGSEGSVVIDARASERFRGETEPVDPRAGHVPGAINVPFAGNIGADGRFRDPQALRERFESAGVGGEDEIIVYCGSGVTATHDLLALERAGFTGARLYPGSWSQWSADAGREVATGA
- a CDS encoding class I SAM-dependent methyltransferase, yielding MRDWGGVADAYERSFARLCAGTIPALLSDADGPRMLDVGCGSGELAERAEAEGSSMTAVDADPQMVSRTRERIRGEVLEGALPDLPLADGAFDSVVANFVINHVARPADAVAELARVTRAGGRVAMTIWPTGGAGWQALVGECFDAAGFVHVPSERLPPALDFPRTPEGLADLARGAGLVPRTARELSWEWDTAPDDLWSGLRAGIGGAGAAYLAQDQEARERADDEFRSRTGNDEHLVLPACTVYVVGEKP